Proteins co-encoded in one bacterium genomic window:
- a CDS encoding (2Fe-2S)-binding protein, with product MPTHASPDGPLTVTVTVNGRGETLSVPARRSLLHALREDLHLTGTKEGCSVGTCGACTVLLDGRPVFSCLMLAVQAEGRAVETIESLSRDGALAPVQDAFVRHDALQCGFCTPGQIMALEGLLRRTPRPSEELVRRALEGNVCRCGTQLRIQEAARELAGPGAAGASRRPVPDGGSR from the coding sequence ATGCCGACTCATGCCTCGCCGGATGGTCCCCTGACCGTCACCGTGACGGTGAACGGCAGGGGCGAGACGCTGAGCGTGCCGGCGCGCCGGAGCCTGCTGCACGCGCTTCGGGAAGATCTGCATCTCACCGGGACCAAGGAAGGCTGCAGCGTCGGGACCTGCGGAGCGTGCACGGTGCTGCTTGACGGGCGGCCCGTGTTCTCATGTCTCATGCTGGCGGTGCAGGCGGAGGGCCGCGCCGTGGAGACGATCGAATCCCTCTCGCGCGACGGGGCGCTGGCGCCCGTCCAGGACGCGTTCGTCCGCCACGACGCGCTGCAGTGCGGCTTCTGCACGCCGGGGCAGATCATGGCCCTCGAAGGGCTGCTGCGCCGGACCCCCCGGCCCTCCGAAGAGCTGGTCCGCCGTGCGTTGGAGGGCAACGTGTGCCGGTGCGGCACCCAGCTGCGCATCCAGGAGGCCGCCCGCGAACTCGCCGGCCCCGGCGCCGCCGGCGCATCCCGCCGGCCGGTCCCCGACGGGGGAAGCCGCTGA
- a CDS encoding DUF971 domain-containing protein, with the protein MPVPTEIGEDHAARELRITWSDGHVSRYGYKRLRQACPCAMCVHEWTGERLLDPKRVPESVHPKEVARVGAYALRFTWSDGHMTGIYTFPLLRNICECEDCTRARAEAPRERGD; encoded by the coding sequence ATGCCAGTCCCAACCGAGATCGGCGAGGACCATGCCGCGCGCGAGCTGCGCATTACGTGGAGCGACGGCCACGTGAGCCGCTACGGCTACAAGCGCCTCCGCCAAGCGTGTCCGTGCGCCATGTGCGTGCACGAGTGGACGGGCGAACGGCTTCTCGACCCGAAGCGTGTGCCCGAGAGCGTGCACCCGAAGGAGGTCGCCCGCGTAGGCGCCTACGCGCTGCGCTTTACCTGGTCGGACGGCCACATGACCGGCATATACACCTTTCCGCTGCTGCGCAACATCTGCGAGTGCGAGGACTGCACGAGGGCCCGCGCCGAGGCCCCCCGCGAACGCGGGGACTAG
- the paaC gene encoding 1,2-phenylacetyl-CoA epoxidase subunit PaaC produces MPAQLAAITDPAVRAAFREWLLRVADDELAIGHRHSEWTGVGPDIESDVAMSSIAQEEMGHARLFYEQIAGDEAGGADRLAFGRAPADYRNAVLLEQPNGGWEFTIVRLVLYEAFEQQRLGLLARSGQEPVAGLAATLGREERYHALFAATWLERLAWAPAPPSGTSRRDAPASPDAVSTEARARVQAALDSAWTFALGFFESTEVDGVLLKAGLLEEPPARQRETWEAAVRAVFEPLGLTIPKGAAAEGGRRGIHTSALTRMHAEMTEVWRSDPEAHW; encoded by the coding sequence GTGCCGGCACAGCTGGCGGCGATCACCGACCCGGCGGTCCGCGCGGCGTTCCGCGAGTGGCTGCTGCGGGTGGCGGACGACGAATTGGCCATCGGCCACCGCCACTCGGAGTGGACCGGTGTCGGCCCCGACATCGAGAGCGATGTCGCAATGAGCAGCATCGCCCAGGAAGAGATGGGCCACGCGCGGCTGTTCTACGAGCAGATCGCCGGCGACGAAGCCGGCGGCGCGGACCGGCTGGCGTTCGGACGCGCGCCGGCAGATTATCGCAACGCGGTCTTACTCGAGCAGCCGAACGGCGGATGGGAGTTCACGATCGTCCGCTTGGTCCTGTACGAAGCGTTCGAACAACAGCGCCTCGGCCTCCTGGCGAGGTCGGGGCAGGAGCCCGTCGCGGGACTCGCCGCGACGCTCGGGCGGGAGGAACGCTACCACGCGCTGTTCGCCGCAACGTGGCTTGAGCGGCTGGCGTGGGCGCCGGCTCCCCCTTCGGGGACCAGTCGGCGGGATGCGCCGGCATCGCCGGACGCGGTGTCGACGGAGGCACGGGCGCGCGTGCAGGCGGCGCTCGACTCGGCGTGGACGTTTGCGCTGGGGTTCTTCGAAAGCACCGAGGTGGACGGCGTTCTGCTGAAGGCCGGATTACTGGAAGAGCCGCCGGCCCGGCAGCGTGAAACGTGGGAGGCGGCCGTCCGCGCCGTCTTCGAGCCGCTCGGCCTCACGATTCCGAAGGGGGCCGCGGCCGAGGGAGGCCGGCGCGGGATCCACACGTCGGCGCTGACCCGGATGCACGCGGAGATGACGGAAGTCTGGCGGTCGGATCCAGAGGCGCACTGGTGA
- a CDS encoding AbrB/MazE/SpoVT family DNA-binding domain-containing protein: MVTPPVATVTRKGQITLPKAARDALALGPGAQVDFEVRSGAIILRKRVTGTALDRWRGFLKRGGKAARTDVVIETLRGK; encoded by the coding sequence ATGGTGACGCCGCCTGTGGCAACCGTGACGCGAAAGGGACAAATTACTCTGCCGAAAGCGGCAAGGGACGCCCTGGCCCTGGGGCCTGGGGCACAAGTGGATTTCGAAGTTCGGAGCGGCGCGATAATTCTACGGAAGCGCGTCACCGGCACGGCCCTTGATCGGTGGCGCGGGTTTCTAAAGCGCGGCGGCAAGGCAGCGAGGACGGATGTCGTCATCGAAACCCTGCGGGGCAAATGA
- a CDS encoding thioredoxin family protein: MDWSREFAEGLSYDEFLKRHGTAEHQARWKGVYDKVALTGEQRELLAGFVREMHVLVIAGAWCGDCVNQCPVFEHIAHQNAKIRVRYVDRDAHAAAQEAVMINLGKRVPVVVFLSEDDQECGRYGDRALATYRQMAADRLGPACPTGIVPPGPALLGAVTAEWVEQFERIQLMLRLSRRLREKYGD; the protein is encoded by the coding sequence ATGGACTGGAGCCGCGAGTTCGCGGAAGGACTGAGCTACGACGAGTTCTTGAAGCGCCACGGCACCGCGGAGCATCAGGCGCGGTGGAAGGGCGTCTACGACAAGGTCGCGCTCACCGGGGAGCAGCGTGAGCTGCTCGCCGGGTTCGTCCGGGAGATGCATGTGCTCGTCATCGCCGGCGCGTGGTGCGGCGACTGCGTCAACCAGTGTCCCGTCTTCGAGCACATCGCGCACCAGAACGCCAAGATCAGGGTGCGCTACGTCGACCGCGACGCGCACGCCGCGGCCCAAGAGGCCGTGATGATCAACCTCGGCAAGCGCGTGCCGGTCGTCGTTTTTCTGAGCGAGGACGATCAGGAGTGCGGCCGGTACGGCGACCGCGCCCTGGCCACCTACCGGCAGATGGCGGCGGACCGTCTCGGCCCGGCCTGCCCGACCGGCATCGTGCCGCCGGGGCCCGCGCTCCTCGGCGCCGTCACCGCGGAATGGGTGGAACAGTTCGAGCGGATCCAGCTGATGCTGAGGCTCTCGCGGCGGCTGCGCGAGAAGTACGGGGACTGA
- the paaD gene encoding 1,2-phenylacetyl-CoA epoxidase subunit PaaD, which produces MTAVTSLEEAAWDVLATVEDPELPIAITDLGLVRDVRVEAGARVSVRLVPTWTACPALAVIRGRIRDGLLAIPGVRDVSVEYTYDEPWTLERMTARGRERLAAHGLSVPSCRFAEPPVCPYCGSHDVEVASLFGPTLCRSTYVCRHCRNPFERFKPPAEP; this is translated from the coding sequence GTGACTGCCGTCACGTCGCTCGAGGAGGCGGCCTGGGACGTCCTTGCGACCGTCGAGGACCCGGAGCTTCCGATCGCGATCACCGACCTGGGCCTCGTCCGGGACGTCCGCGTGGAGGCCGGCGCCCGTGTGAGCGTCCGCCTCGTCCCGACGTGGACCGCGTGCCCGGCGCTCGCCGTGATCCGCGGCCGCATCCGCGACGGGCTGCTCGCCATCCCGGGCGTCCGCGACGTCTCGGTGGAGTATACCTACGACGAACCGTGGACGCTCGAACGGATGACGGCCCGAGGCCGCGAGCGCCTCGCCGCACACGGACTGTCCGTCCCGTCCTGCCGCTTCGCGGAGCCGCCGGTCTGCCCGTATTGCGGATCGCACGACGTCGAGGTCGCGAGTTTGTTCGGTCCGACCCTGTGCCGATCCACCTACGTCTGCCGGCACTGCCGCAATCCGTTCGAGCGCTTCAAGCCGCCCGCCGAGCCCTAG
- a CDS encoding M20/M25/M40 family metallo-hydrolase, whose protein sequence is MEMATYLERTVCDLVAIRSVTGEEAAISQYIHDSLARAGVGVERDAEGNVTAEVGSGDRLLVVNGHMDTVPPVDGWTQDPFSPRVENGRIIGLGASDMKAGLACMMWLAQHVRPKVRTWFAFTNNEEGGAVTPRNGVRRLIGRVSPDYAITTEPSYDETKKRLSIGVGCQGRAIGHLVVIGRSGHSSDWRRADNAIYRGVDVIRRIAETASRHKGVEVAPGVQSVPSLSVVAARAGIATNIIPDRLRLTVDRRLAPGEDYGTFEGELRGSIDGTAHELEIEKLCLPTLADRKGRTLAVAIAALDRLQGEAPLQFSQGRQDLSIFAERTRDFVNLGPGSSGQAHNAGEHATVAGMVAAATVLKAVIEGI, encoded by the coding sequence ATGGAGATGGCGACGTACCTCGAACGGACCGTCTGCGACCTGGTGGCGATCCGCAGCGTGACCGGAGAAGAAGCGGCGATCTCGCAGTACATCCACGACTCGCTCGCGCGCGCGGGCGTCGGCGTGGAGCGCGACGCGGAGGGCAACGTCACGGCCGAAGTCGGGTCCGGCGACCGGCTGCTGGTTGTGAACGGGCATATGGACACGGTCCCGCCGGTGGACGGCTGGACCCAGGACCCCTTCTCCCCGCGGGTGGAGAACGGCCGGATCATCGGGCTCGGCGCGTCCGACATGAAGGCGGGGCTCGCGTGCATGATGTGGCTTGCTCAGCATGTGCGGCCCAAGGTGCGAACGTGGTTCGCGTTCACGAACAACGAGGAAGGCGGCGCCGTCACGCCGCGCAACGGCGTGCGCCGGCTGATCGGCCGCGTCTCTCCGGACTACGCGATCACGACCGAGCCGTCGTACGACGAGACGAAGAAGCGCCTGTCGATCGGCGTCGGCTGTCAGGGCCGCGCGATCGGGCATCTCGTCGTGATCGGCCGAAGCGGCCACTCGTCGGACTGGCGGCGCGCAGACAACGCGATCTACCGCGGCGTGGACGTCATCAGGCGCATCGCCGAGACGGCGTCCCGCCACAAGGGCGTGGAGGTCGCGCCCGGGGTGCAGAGCGTCCCGTCCCTTTCGGTGGTCGCCGCGCGGGCGGGCATCGCCACCAACATCATTCCGGATCGGCTCCGGCTGACCGTGGACCGGCGGCTCGCCCCGGGCGAGGACTACGGGACGTTCGAAGGCGAGCTGCGCGGCTCGATCGACGGCACCGCGCACGAGCTCGAGATCGAGAAACTCTGTCTGCCGACGCTCGCGGACCGCAAGGGCCGCACGCTCGCCGTGGCGATCGCCGCCCTGGACCGCCTCCAGGGCGAGGCGCCGCTGCAGTTCTCGCAGGGACGGCAGGATCTATCGATCTTCGCCGAGCGCACCCGCGACTTCGTCAACCTTGGTCCCGGCTCGTCGGGGCAGGCGCACAATGCGGGCGAACACGCGACGGTCGCCGGGATGGTGGCCGCGGCGACCGTGTTGAAAGCCGTGATCGAAGGGATCTAG
- the paaA gene encoding 1,2-phenylacetyl-CoA epoxidase subunit PaaA, which yields MSTVAPLQEDPELIARFNARIASGDQIEAGEWMPRQYCFEAQRLIQMHANSEIMGALPEREWIPRAPTLARKMALTAKVQDEVGHGMLLYRVAETLGRPREEMYAELVEGKARFHNVFHYPADTWADVAIIQVFVDGAAMQTQGALRSCSYAPYSRVLKRICYEEDFHIQLGLDVWRVLAEGTPAQRAMLQGALNRWWTPIMHFFGMPDKVSPHTETMLAWRLKVKSNEELRQQFLRRFIPVILEYGLQVPDPAMRWVEPEQRYAYTEPDWEELKRVGRNGGPKSAERLALRQSFYRQHAWVREALGKWSSAAA from the coding sequence GTGTCGACCGTCGCCCCTCTCCAAGAAGATCCGGAGCTCATCGCCCGCTTCAACGCCCGCATCGCCTCCGGCGATCAGATCGAGGCCGGGGAGTGGATGCCGCGGCAGTACTGTTTCGAGGCGCAGCGCCTGATTCAGATGCACGCCAACTCGGAGATCATGGGCGCGCTGCCGGAGCGCGAGTGGATACCTCGCGCTCCGACGCTCGCACGCAAGATGGCGCTCACCGCCAAGGTTCAGGACGAGGTGGGTCACGGCATGCTGCTGTACCGCGTCGCGGAAACGCTCGGGCGGCCGCGGGAGGAGATGTACGCGGAGCTCGTCGAGGGCAAGGCGCGGTTCCACAACGTCTTCCACTACCCGGCAGACACCTGGGCAGACGTGGCGATCATCCAGGTGTTCGTCGACGGGGCCGCGATGCAGACGCAGGGGGCGCTGCGCTCCTGCTCGTACGCACCGTACTCCCGCGTGCTGAAGCGGATCTGTTACGAGGAGGACTTCCACATCCAGCTGGGGCTGGACGTATGGCGCGTACTCGCCGAGGGCACTCCCGCGCAGCGCGCGATGCTGCAGGGCGCGCTCAACCGCTGGTGGACGCCGATCATGCACTTCTTCGGGATGCCGGACAAGGTGTCGCCGCACACCGAAACGATGCTGGCCTGGCGGCTCAAGGTGAAGTCCAACGAGGAGCTGCGGCAGCAGTTTCTGAGGCGGTTCATCCCGGTCATTCTCGAGTACGGGCTTCAAGTTCCCGACCCGGCGATGCGCTGGGTAGAACCCGAGCAGCGCTACGCGTACACGGAACCCGACTGGGAAGAACTGAAGCGTGTCGGCCGCAACGGAGGCCCGAAGAGCGCGGAGCGGCTGGCGCTGCGACAGTCGTTTTACCGCCAGCACGCATGGGTCCGCGAAGCGCTGGGCAAGTGGAGCTCCGCGGCCGCATGA
- a CDS encoding mandelate racemase/muconate lactonizing enzyme family protein produces MKIASVTCTPIAARTPRPVEFSIGTFPTFYAAIVQVRTDDGLAGAGECIVRRAPEVVTTIVDRLLAPLVLGRDPWDVEGLWDEMLALLRRWGHSRGFVLEAMSGIDTALWDLLARAAGVPLYKFLGGAGRERVRCYISKVYFDEIPRMAEEARAQVARGFSQVKVQLGWPAPRGGERADVETARAVRAAVGPAVALMFDANGAYDAGTAVRVGRQIEELDVTWLEEPVPADDLDGYAHLRRSVRVPLAAGETEFGLFGFRDLIARGCVDVLQPEVARIGGITPARRLWALAHAHNLAYAPHTGFSGGIAHLASLHLAAAAPNFFTYEYMGTAYVENPLREIFTTPFPVPREGMIALPGGPGLGLELDPEKLARFAVRP; encoded by the coding sequence ATGAAGATCGCCTCGGTCACGTGCACGCCGATCGCCGCGAGGACCCCGCGCCCGGTCGAGTTTTCCATCGGCACGTTCCCGACATTCTACGCCGCGATCGTGCAGGTGCGCACCGACGACGGCCTGGCCGGCGCGGGCGAGTGCATCGTGCGCCGCGCGCCTGAAGTGGTGACGACGATCGTCGACCGGCTGCTCGCGCCGCTCGTGCTCGGCCGCGATCCGTGGGATGTCGAAGGGCTGTGGGACGAGATGCTCGCGCTCCTCCGCCGCTGGGGACATTCACGCGGCTTCGTGCTCGAGGCCATGAGCGGAATCGACACGGCGCTCTGGGACTTGCTGGCCCGCGCCGCCGGTGTCCCGCTGTACAAATTCCTCGGCGGCGCCGGCCGCGAGCGGGTGCGCTGCTACATCTCGAAGGTGTACTTCGACGAAATCCCCCGCATGGCGGAGGAGGCGCGCGCGCAGGTGGCGCGCGGCTTCTCGCAGGTGAAGGTCCAGCTCGGATGGCCGGCCCCGCGCGGCGGGGAGCGGGCCGACGTCGAGACGGCGCGCGCGGTGCGCGCGGCGGTCGGGCCCGCCGTCGCGCTGATGTTCGACGCGAACGGCGCCTACGACGCGGGCACCGCGGTGCGCGTGGGCCGGCAGATCGAAGAGCTCGACGTGACGTGGCTCGAGGAGCCGGTGCCGGCGGACGACCTCGACGGGTACGCGCACCTCCGCCGTTCGGTCCGCGTGCCGCTTGCGGCGGGTGAAACGGAGTTTGGTCTGTTCGGGTTCCGCGACTTGATCGCACGGGGCTGTGTCGATGTGCTGCAGCCGGAGGTCGCGCGGATCGGCGGTATTACCCCGGCGCGCCGGTTGTGGGCGCTCGCCCACGCCCACAATCTTGCCTACGCTCCGCACACCGGTTTCAGCGGCGGAATCGCGCACCTGGCGTCGCTGCACCTCGCGGCCGCGGCGCCCAACTTCTTCACGTACGAGTACATGGGGACGGCCTACGTCGAGAATCCCCTGCGGGAGATCTTCACCACGCCCTTCCCCGTTCCGCGGGAGGGCATGATCGCGCTGCCCGGCGGCCCGGGACTGGGCCTCGAGCTCGATCCGGAGAAGCTCGCGCGGTTTGCGGTGAGACCTTAG
- a CDS encoding 1,2-phenylacetyl-CoA epoxidase subunit B: protein MSGPRAPAPSKPAASWVRTLGAPVDVWAVFIQARRRDPHVYAGDVHAPDAEMALLLAKENYARRDPCVSLWVVPARDIRATAEDAAEMFAPVTDKSYRFGGSYRQLQRAYRGGYHIAPTEDER from the coding sequence ATGAGCGGTCCTCGGGCCCCGGCGCCGTCCAAACCGGCCGCATCGTGGGTGCGGACGCTGGGCGCGCCCGTGGACGTCTGGGCCGTCTTCATCCAGGCGCGCCGGCGGGATCCGCACGTGTACGCCGGCGACGTGCACGCGCCCGACGCCGAGATGGCGCTGCTGCTGGCCAAGGAGAACTACGCGCGGCGCGACCCCTGCGTCAGCCTGTGGGTCGTGCCGGCACGCGACATCCGCGCGACCGCGGAGGACGCCGCGGAGATGTTCGCGCCCGTCACGGACAAGAGCTACCGCTTCGGCGGGTCCTACCGGCAGCTGCAGCGGGCGTACCGGGGCGGATACCACATCGCGCCCACCGAGGACGAGCGGTAG
- a CDS encoding dihydrofolate reductase family protein — MNVSGAGWKRTLSLPSSVRLVWHASEPFPRDVPLDEFYGRIEVPPGPDGLPPIIANMVMTQNGEATIDGKAAPIGTPVDRFVLGRLRTSADVLLSGAGTMLAEDLSALVPEGDLARRTAAGRPARLLAALVATGVAWSDDVLAKKFFTDPRFDRLIITGDRPSPEQVRRLEARGVEVLRVEAGPDGRPRTRAAVGALGARGARLVLTEGGPRVLASLMRERLVVDYFLTTSPLVTGEPKAQMPVAAHVTAGGRPLLLSRRSRHEYAFRDPETGAPLIEAYDRFRVVYPRV, encoded by the coding sequence GTGAACGTGAGCGGCGCCGGCTGGAAGCGCACCCTCTCTCTGCCCTCTTCGGTCAGGCTGGTCTGGCACGCCTCGGAGCCGTTTCCGCGCGACGTGCCGCTGGACGAATTCTACGGGCGCATCGAGGTGCCGCCGGGGCCGGACGGCCTCCCGCCCATCATCGCCAACATGGTGATGACCCAGAACGGCGAGGCGACGATCGACGGCAAGGCGGCGCCGATCGGCACGCCGGTGGACCGGTTCGTCCTGGGCCGCCTGCGGACGTCGGCGGATGTGCTGCTCTCCGGCGCCGGCACGATGCTCGCCGAGGACCTCTCGGCGCTCGTGCCCGAAGGGGACCTGGCGCGCCGGACCGCGGCGGGACGCCCCGCTCGCCTGCTGGCCGCGCTCGTCGCCACGGGCGTCGCGTGGAGCGACGACGTGCTGGCCAAGAAGTTTTTCACCGACCCGCGCTTCGACCGGCTGATCATCACCGGCGACCGGCCCAGCCCGGAGCAGGTCCGGCGGCTCGAAGCGCGCGGCGTGGAAGTGCTGCGCGTCGAAGCGGGACCGGACGGGCGCCCGCGGACGCGCGCGGCGGTCGGCGCGCTCGGCGCGCGCGGCGCGCGTCTCGTGCTGACGGAGGGCGGGCCGCGGGTGCTCGCGTCGCTCATGCGCGAGCGCCTCGTTGTCGACTACTTCCTGACGACGAGCCCGCTCGTCACCGGCGAGCCAAAGGCGCAGATGCCGGTCGCGGCGCACGTCACCGCCGGCGGCCGCCCGCTGCTGCTGTCGCGCCGGAGCCGCCACGAATACGCCTTTCGAGACCCGGAAACGGGCGCGCCGCTGATCGAGGCGTACGACCGGTTTCGTGTCGTGTATCCGCGGGTGTGA
- a CDS encoding type II toxin-antitoxin system VapC family toxin, which yields MTVAVDSNVLFDLLLDDPEHADASRTALLSAARSGPVVICPVVYAELTAHFAHAGDLDRFLGDAGVQMTGFEPESLVSAGDAWKRYRRRAKEQPRDRCPHCRRAIVPRRRVITDFLIGGHAMVQASRLLTRDRGYYRTYFPRLAVVDPETRTAD from the coding sequence ATGACAGTCGCCGTCGATTCGAACGTCTTGTTTGATCTGCTCCTCGACGATCCGGAGCACGCAGACGCGTCCCGCACAGCATTGCTGTCGGCCGCGCGAAGCGGCCCTGTTGTCATCTGCCCGGTCGTGTACGCGGAACTCACGGCGCACTTCGCGCACGCCGGCGACCTCGATCGGTTTCTCGGCGACGCCGGAGTCCAAATGACCGGCTTCGAACCGGAATCGCTGGTAAGCGCCGGCGACGCCTGGAAGCGTTACCGGCGGCGCGCCAAGGAGCAGCCCCGGGACCGGTGCCCTCATTGCCGCCGCGCGATCGTCCCGCGGCGCCGTGTGATCACCGACTTCCTCATCGGGGGCCACGCGATGGTTCAGGCGAGCCGGCTGCTGACCCGCGACCGAGGATACTACCGGACCTATTTCCCAAGGCTGGCTGTGGTCGATCCTGAAACGCGAACAGCGGATTAA